Proteins encoded by one window of Sphingomonas ginkgonis:
- a CDS encoding threonine ammonia-lyase, which translates to MQVQPPSFADIQAAAERIRGAVIRTPTLKSQTLSALIGAEVWLKFENLQFTAAYKERGALNKLSQLSEDERRRGVIAASAGNHAQAVAYHGKRLGIPVTIVMPTNTPLMKVTQTEEHGARVILTGARFDDAYAHAREMEQAENLVFVHPFDDPQIIAGAGTVAVELLEDAPEIDTLVVPIGGGGLMSGCAIAARSIKPDIRLVGVEAELYPSMKCAIDDCEMAIGGDTLAEGIAVKKPGELTSRILGELLDGIELVAERDIEHAVAVLVSIEKTVVEGAGAAGLAALIANKEKFAGRKIGTVLCGGNIDTHLLANVLVRELVRNGRLARLRIAAPDQPGSLAAITRVFVDAGVNIVEVFHHRIYTHLPAKDTVIEVECEAKDAQAMVVLIKRLESAGFRVDQHRID; encoded by the coding sequence ATGCAGGTTCAGCCACCCAGTTTCGCCGACATCCAGGCCGCCGCCGAGCGCATCCGCGGCGCGGTTATTCGCACCCCGACGCTCAAGAGCCAGACGCTGTCGGCGCTGATCGGCGCCGAGGTCTGGCTCAAGTTCGAGAACCTCCAGTTCACCGCGGCCTACAAGGAGCGCGGTGCGCTCAACAAATTGTCCCAGCTGTCCGAAGACGAGCGACGCCGCGGCGTGATCGCCGCGTCGGCCGGCAACCATGCGCAGGCGGTCGCCTATCACGGCAAACGGCTCGGCATTCCAGTCACCATCGTCATGCCGACCAACACGCCGCTGATGAAGGTCACGCAGACCGAGGAACATGGTGCGCGGGTGATCCTGACCGGGGCGCGCTTCGACGACGCCTATGCGCATGCCCGCGAGATGGAGCAGGCGGAGAATCTGGTGTTCGTCCATCCCTTCGACGATCCGCAGATCATCGCCGGGGCGGGAACGGTTGCGGTCGAACTGCTGGAGGACGCACCGGAGATCGACACGCTGGTTGTCCCTATCGGCGGCGGTGGGCTGATGAGCGGCTGCGCGATCGCCGCGCGGTCGATCAAGCCGGACATCCGGCTGGTCGGGGTCGAGGCCGAGCTCTACCCGTCGATGAAGTGCGCCATCGACGATTGCGAGATGGCGATCGGCGGCGACACGCTGGCGGAAGGCATTGCCGTCAAGAAGCCCGGCGAGCTCACCTCACGGATCCTCGGAGAGCTGCTCGACGGCATCGAGCTGGTCGCCGAGCGCGACATCGAGCACGCTGTCGCGGTACTCGTGTCGATCGAGAAGACGGTGGTCGAGGGAGCCGGGGCTGCCGGGCTGGCGGCGCTGATTGCCAACAAGGAGAAGTTCGCCGGTCGCAAGATCGGCACCGTGCTGTGCGGCGGCAATATCGACACCCACCTTCTCGCCAATGTCCTCGTCCGCGAGCTGGTCCGCAACGGTCGGCTCGCGCGGCTGCGAATCGCGGCCCCGGACCAGCCCGGCTCGCTGGCAGCGATCACCCGGGTGTTCGTCGATGCAGGAGTGAATATCGTCGAGGTATTTCACCACCGCATCTACACGCACCTTCCGGCCAAGGACACGGTCATCGAAGTGGAATGCGAAGCGAAAGATGCGCAGGCCATGGTGGTACTGATCAAGCGGCTGGAATCAGCCGGCTTCCGGGTCGATCAGCATCGCATAGATTGA
- a CDS encoding amidohydrolase, which yields MTKALLLLASALILPKAASADTLVTHANGLQVGADERLQRFTAMLVGTDGKVKALYRDGQPTPRAEQLVDAGGMTLLPGLIDAHGHIMELGLAALQLDLTGTRSLAEFQRRLKDYAAAHPGERWIIGRGWNQELWADKRFPTVADLDAVVPDRPVVLGRVDGHALVANGAAMRAAGVTSATTAPSGGRIENGLFVDNAKPLIESHVPAPTPIQRDAALAKAQEILLGYGVTASGDMGTEFADWQAMQRAGTAGRLNVRIMSYGLGLENATCISPRGPSPWLFGDRLRMEGVKFYDDGALGSRGAWLKAPYHDMPNTRGLPFHSDAEYRMLVAGAKARGYQIATHAIGDAANAQVINTYVAAGSAQGNRRWRIEHAQIVDPADLPKIGANRIIASMQPTHETSDRLMAEARLGTKRLKGAYAWASMLRTGARLAFGSDYPVESPNPFPGIAAGVSRQGMDGQPPGGWRPEEKLSLAQTLAAFTRGGAWAGFAEQRFGALEPGMWADFILVDRDPTKVDAQELARTQVRETFVAGRKVWSSESAPAR from the coding sequence ATGACCAAGGCCCTGCTGCTCCTCGCCTCCGCGCTCATCCTTCCGAAGGCGGCGAGTGCCGACACGCTCGTCACCCACGCCAACGGCCTGCAGGTCGGGGCCGACGAGCGGTTGCAACGCTTCACCGCCATGCTTGTCGGCACCGACGGCAAGGTAAAGGCGCTTTATCGCGACGGGCAGCCGACCCCGCGCGCCGAGCAGCTCGTCGACGCCGGCGGCATGACCCTGCTGCCCGGCCTCATTGACGCGCACGGCCACATCATGGAACTCGGATTGGCGGCCCTGCAGCTTGACCTCACCGGCACCCGCTCCCTGGCCGAGTTCCAGCGCCGCCTGAAGGACTATGCCGCGGCGCATCCGGGCGAACGCTGGATCATCGGGCGGGGCTGGAATCAGGAGTTGTGGGCAGACAAGCGCTTCCCCACCGTGGCCGACCTTGACGCCGTGGTGCCCGACCGGCCGGTGGTGCTCGGCCGGGTCGACGGCCATGCGCTGGTCGCCAACGGCGCGGCGATGCGCGCAGCAGGCGTGACAAGCGCAACGACGGCTCCGAGCGGCGGGCGGATCGAGAACGGCTTGTTCGTCGACAATGCCAAGCCGTTGATCGAAAGCCATGTTCCCGCCCCCACTCCTATCCAACGCGATGCGGCGCTGGCCAAGGCCCAGGAGATCCTGCTCGGCTATGGGGTGACCGCGAGCGGCGACATGGGCACCGAGTTCGCCGACTGGCAGGCGATGCAGCGCGCCGGCACAGCGGGGCGGCTGAACGTCCGAATCATGAGCTACGGCCTGGGCCTCGAGAATGCGACCTGCATCTCGCCGCGCGGGCCGAGCCCATGGCTCTTCGGCGATCGGCTGCGGATGGAGGGAGTCAAGTTCTACGACGATGGCGCGCTCGGCTCACGCGGGGCGTGGCTTAAGGCGCCGTACCATGACATGCCGAACACCCGCGGGCTGCCGTTCCACAGCGACGCTGAATACCGGATGCTGGTGGCCGGTGCGAAGGCGCGCGGCTACCAGATCGCCACCCACGCGATCGGCGACGCGGCCAACGCACAGGTTATCAACACCTATGTCGCGGCGGGCAGCGCGCAAGGCAACCGGCGCTGGCGGATCGAGCATGCGCAGATCGTCGACCCGGCCGACCTGCCGAAGATCGGCGCGAACCGGATCATCGCTTCGATGCAGCCGACGCACGAGACCAGCGACCGGCTGATGGCCGAGGCGCGGCTCGGGACAAAGCGGCTCAAGGGCGCCTATGCCTGGGCCTCGATGCTGAGGACGGGTGCACGGCTCGCGTTCGGATCCGATTATCCGGTCGAGAGCCCCAACCCGTTCCCGGGGATCGCGGCCGGGGTCAGCCGGCAGGGCATGGACGGGCAGCCACCCGGCGGCTGGCGGCCGGAAGAGAAGCTCAGCCTGGCGCAGACGCTGGCGGCGTTCACCCGCGGCGGCGCCTGGGCCGGGTTCGCCGAGCAAAGGTTCGGCGCGCTGGAGCCGGGCATGTGGGCCGACTTCATCCTGGTCGATCGAGATCCGACCAAGGTCGATGCGCAGGAACTCGCGCGGACGCAGGTGCGCGAGACGTTCGTCGCGGGGCGGAAGGTCTGGTCTAGCGAGAGCGCGCCCGCTCGATGA